A single region of the Gilliamella apis genome encodes:
- a CDS encoding peroxiredoxin C: MTLVTRKAPDFTSSAVLGSGEIVNNFNLAEHIKGKYAVVFFWPMDFTFVCPSEIIAFDHRLEEFKKRGVEVIGVSMDSEYVHNAWRNTPQDKGGIGEVKFPIVADIKHSIMQAYGVEHPEAGVALRASFFIDKSGVVRHETINDLPIGRNVDEMLRIVDAFQFHEEHGEVCPAQWTKGKQGMQANPNGVASYLKQHASEI; encoded by the coding sequence ATAGTAAATAATTTTAATTTAGCCGAACATATCAAAGGCAAATATGCAGTCGTATTCTTTTGGCCTATGGATTTTACTTTTGTATGTCCATCAGAAATCATTGCTTTTGATCACCGTCTTGAAGAATTCAAAAAACGTGGTGTAGAAGTTATTGGTGTATCAATGGATTCTGAATATGTCCATAATGCATGGCGCAATACTCCACAAGATAAAGGTGGTATTGGCGAAGTAAAATTCCCTATCGTTGCAGATATCAAACATAGCATTATGCAAGCTTACGGTGTTGAACATCCTGAAGCAGGTGTTGCACTTCGTGCTTCATTCTTTATTGATAAATCAGGCGTTGTTCGTCATGAAACTATCAATGATCTTCCAATTGGACGTAACGTTGATGAAATGCTACGTATTGTTGATGCTTTCCAATTCCACGAAGAACATGGTGAAGTTTGTCCTGCACAATGGACTAAAGGTAAACAAGGTATGCAAGCAAATCCAAATGGTGTTGCTAGCTACTTAAAACAACACGCAAGTGAAATCTAA
- a CDS encoding DMT family transporter — protein sequence MNAYLLLFAAIICEVIATSSLKLSNGFTNLTFSIITIIGYSASFYILSLALKTIPVGIAYAIWSGIGIIIISLIAWIFLKQSLDLAALIGMGFIIFGVVIINLFSNISGH from the coding sequence ATGAACGCATATCTGCTACTTTTCGCTGCAATTATCTGTGAAGTGATTGCAACATCTTCACTCAAATTATCTAATGGATTTACTAATCTGACTTTTTCAATAATTACCATAATTGGTTATAGTGCTTCTTTTTATATTTTATCATTAGCTTTAAAAACGATACCGGTTGGTATTGCTTATGCAATTTGGTCGGGAATAGGGATTATCATTATTAGTTTAATTGCTTGGATTTTTTTAAAACAGTCATTGGATCTTGCTGCATTGATTGGTATGGGATTTATTATTTTTGGAGTAGTAATTATTAATCTTTTTTCAAATATTTCAGGACATTGA
- a CDS encoding phage integrase translates to MLFISKSINNPLANKFTSKIFTDYRTKRLNGEIYRPERVKTVVPRTLNLELAYIKSMFNN, encoded by the coding sequence TTGCTATTTATTTCTAAAAGCATTAATAATCCACTAGCTAATAAATTTACATCGAAAATTTTTACAGACTACCGCACCAAGCGGCTGAATGGTGAAATATATCGCCCAGAACGAGTTAAAACCGTTGTACCTCGAACGTTAAACCTTGAGTTAGCCTATATAAAATCGATGTTTAATAACTGA
- a CDS encoding replication initiation protein, producing MIIDNSNNAFDLFDDDDDIDFDNEIIKEFDEAVAKNSVITTSAEQTKNKKNNDVIRQVKTEEQQQKLLVYKSNYLVNASYKLSLNEQRIILLAISKLDSREEFCERTIQIKSNEFCDRFKIKKSDFYNTINLTLDSLFNRVVRIKNDEIKHEFRFISSKKYYNNLSYFEITFSNEIMNYLIDLKDNFSKYDLKHVVNFKNKHSVRIYEMLNEFKYKNIKKRVIKIEELKECLDLKNEYLRFNSFRESVIDKAVNEINKYTNISVRYNKIYNSSKYVEAIEFIFNFKYSDVENKAKINTDKKFYNKRKMEEKNSDIKAKKIGMGLVL from the coding sequence ATGATAATAGATAATAGTAATAATGCTTTTGATTTATTTGATGATGATGATGATATTGATTTTGATAATGAAATAATTAAAGAATTTGATGAAGCAGTTGCTAAAAACAGTGTTATAACAACGAGCGCAGAACAAACAAAAAATAAAAAAAATAATGATGTTATAAGACAAGTAAAAACAGAAGAACAACAACAAAAATTACTTGTATACAAAAGTAATTATTTAGTTAATGCTAGTTATAAGCTAAGTTTAAACGAACAAAGAATTATTTTATTAGCAATATCTAAGCTTGATTCACGAGAAGAATTTTGCGAAAGAACAATACAAATAAAATCTAATGAATTTTGTGATAGATTTAAAATTAAAAAAAGTGACTTTTATAACACAATAAATTTAACGTTAGATTCACTATTTAATAGAGTTGTGAGAATTAAAAATGATGAAATAAAACATGAATTTAGATTTATTTCATCAAAAAAATATTACAATAATTTAAGCTATTTTGAAATAACATTTAGTAATGAAATTATGAATTATCTTATTGATTTAAAAGATAATTTTAGTAAATATGACTTAAAGCATGTTGTTAATTTTAAAAATAAACATTCTGTACGAATTTATGAAATGTTAAATGAGTTTAAATATAAAAACATTAAAAAAAGAGTTATAAAAATTGAAGAACTAAAAGAATGTTTAGACTTAAAAAATGAATATTTAAGATTTAATTCTTTTAGAGAAAGTGTTATTGATAAAGCAGTAAACGAAATTAATAAGTATACAAATATAAGTGTTAGATATAATAAAATATATAATAGCAGTAAATATGTTGAAGCAATTGAATTTATTTTTAACTTTAAATACTCTGATGTAGAAAATAAAGCAAAAATAAATACTGATAAAAAATTTTATAACAAAAGAAAAATGGAAGAAAAAAATAGTGATATTAAAGCAAAAAAAATAGGTATGGGACTAGTCTTGTGA
- a CDS encoding site-specific integrase: protein MELTKQQKDLLEFYELKAEVLALDSKRPLGLCKNYYINQILDELDLHTTKNEKTYKQYLNTYKRLLKNNNIEKNEVNLLLHKAKTIACYDLYKASLKFGLISEIKELQKRSDNARKQKNMEDMIKLTDEAFKLSVLFKEQFAINKQKPKLNKNNSKKKTLKKLENIEKIINELSEKQKNKYTEQLLVYSLFGLRPAEFKNGIELKAIKIDKKYYIEATICGVKVNDYAGQKLRTCKVSVDFESDLYKQFFIKIVRSNFSGKKYEIKQSEKDYNSLTKIFYRKYKSDVSLYSFRHKVASDLKKSKIDDDTIAKFLGHRTDKSQVEYGNYQHGTRNKSFSATATHKIKHTKNRDFTYIYNKNKALNNDKTFRPY from the coding sequence ATGGAGCTAACAAAACAACAAAAAGACTTGCTAGAATTTTATGAATTAAAAGCTGAAGTACTGGCATTAGATTCAAAAAGACCATTAGGACTTTGTAAAAATTATTATATTAATCAAATTTTAGACGAGTTAGATTTACATACGACTAAAAATGAAAAAACATATAAACAATATTTGAATACTTATAAAAGATTATTAAAAAATAATAATATTGAAAAAAATGAAGTTAATTTATTACTGCATAAAGCAAAAACTATAGCATGTTATGACTTGTACAAAGCATCTTTAAAATTTGGTTTAATTAGTGAAATTAAAGAATTACAAAAGCGTAGCGATAACGCACGAAAACAAAAAAATATGGAAGATATGATTAAATTAACTGATGAAGCTTTTAAACTTTCGGTCTTATTTAAAGAACAATTTGCTATTAATAAACAAAAACCAAAATTAAACAAAAATAATAGTAAAAAAAAGACATTAAAAAAACTTGAAAATATTGAAAAAATTATAAATGAACTTTCCGAAAAACAAAAAAATAAATATACAGAACAGTTATTAGTATATAGTCTTTTTGGGCTAAGACCAGCAGAGTTTAAAAATGGTATAGAATTAAAAGCAATTAAAATTGATAAAAAATATTATATTGAAGCGACAATTTGTGGCGTTAAAGTTAATGATTATGCGGGACAAAAACTAAGAACATGTAAAGTAAGTGTTGATTTTGAAAGTGATTTATATAAACAATTTTTTATAAAAATTGTTAGAAGTAATTTTAGTGGTAAAAAATACGAAATTAAACAATCAGAGAAAGATTATAATAGTTTAACTAAAATTTTTTATAGAAAATATAAAAGTGATGTGTCACTTTATAGTTTTCGTCATAAAGTAGCCAGTGACTTAAAAAAATCAAAAATTGATGATGATACAATTGCAAAGTTTTTGGGGCATAGAACAGATAAAAGCCAAGTTGAGTATGGCAATTATCAGCACGGAACACGTAATAAAAGTTTTTCTGCTACTGCAACACATAAAATTAAACACACAAAAAATAGAGATTTTACTTATATTTATAATAAAAACAAAGCATTAAATAATGATAAAACGTTTAGACCGTATTAA
- a CDS encoding 3'-5' exonuclease, with translation MNKNNKEYLVMHAHTMGLNENFDDEIVEIAIVNNNEKVLLNTLVKPKKNISDSAIQIHKITDEIVKNSPTFLDIYDDLKSILCNKKVYIYNASFLLDILKSTLNINKLELINFDAKCVMNLFSNNVYKDWNKDYGNYTFQSLLTAYTHYYKDDEFKLLNEQKNRTYKALNDCLMTSKIIKKINQK, from the coding sequence ATGAATAAAAACAATAAAGAATATTTAGTTATGCATGCACATACAATGGGGTTAAATGAAAATTTTGATGATGAAATTGTAGAAATAGCAATAGTAAATAACAATGAAAAAGTTTTATTAAACACACTTGTAAAACCCAAAAAGAATATATCTGATTCTGCTATACAAATTCACAAAATAACTGATGAAATTGTTAAAAATTCACCCACATTTTTAGATATTTATGATGATTTAAAAAGTATTTTATGTAATAAAAAAGTATACATTTATAACGCATCATTTTTATTAGATATTTTAAAAAGTACATTGAATATTAATAAACTTGAATTAATAAATTTTGATGCTAAATGTGTAATGAATTTATTTTCAAACAATGTATATAAAGACTGGAATAAAGATTATGGTAATTATACTTTCCAATCTCTTCTAACTGCATATACACATTATTATAAAGATGATGAATTTAAACTTTTAAATGAGCAAAAAAATAGAACATATAAAGCATTAAATGATTGTTTGATGACAAGCAAAATAATCAAAAAAATAAATCAAAAATAA
- a CDS encoding helix-turn-helix transcriptional regulator yields MKKYLSDFKVSIQTISFAELANALGCNESTIYRWLNDETIKLPKPIQIGKKKMCFLYEEIKDWLYNRPRFNSFYDANEDKIVVENTQNLEKELDINRLITKQTALKELQKYKHNFLTNKGFVMPCIKIDEVDLFFAGNVEKYIVLNEVLPKKDNSSSKKLILKKVL; encoded by the coding sequence ATGAAAAAATACTTATCAGATTTTAAAGTATCTATACAAACAATAAGTTTTGCGGAGCTTGCTAATGCACTTGGTTGTAATGAATCTACAATTTATAGATGGTTGAATGATGAGACTATTAAACTACCTAAACCAATACAGATTGGTAAAAAAAAGATGTGTTTTTTGTATGAAGAAATAAAAGATTGGCTATATAACAGACCCAGATTTAATAGTTTTTATGATGCAAATGAAGATAAAATTGTTGTTGAGAATACGCAAAATTTAGAAAAAGAATTAGATATAAATAGATTGATTACTAAACAAACAGCTTTAAAAGAATTACAAAAATATAAACATAATTTTTTAACTAATAAAGGTTTTGTTATGCCGTGTATAAAAATTGATGAAGTTGATTTGTTTTTTGCTGGTAATGTAGAAAAATATATTGTTTTAAATGAAGTTTTACCAAAAAAAGATAATTCATCTTCAAAAAAACTTATATTAAAAAAAGTCTTATGA
- a CDS encoding tyrosine-type recombinase/integrase translates to MAINKLTDLKIKNLKIKDKNYEASDGNSLSILVKRSGSKIWRFRYLRPDTKKPNQLSLGEYPFISLAEAREIRDEFKTLISNGIDPVNINELQEEQKQKEEKFKFVNIFWEWVNHQKLNFLDLGEITQGTFRRNTNIIVNHILIHENLVNKNVNELIPADFREYLQPLINQNKTDLVNRICQVIGRVFEYAKTMGFIEYNKFDKLKFVTHRSKNMPTLPPDELPLILKAINEYPATQQTKLLAYFQLLTMVRPSEAATAKWSDIDFIKKLWIIPNDNMKMRREHIVPLSPQALKILEKMKAITPPNYKYVFINRKYLNDKNKHTSKETVNTMLKRIGYKDKLVAHGFRSIASTVLNESLEFHQDLIEISLSHVDKNKVRAIYNNAKYIDKRFELMIWWSNYVEKASNISIL, encoded by the coding sequence GTGGCAATTAACAAATTGACAGACCTAAAAATTAAAAATTTAAAAATTAAAGATAAAAATTATGAAGCAAGTGACGGTAATAGTTTATCTATATTAGTAAAAAGAAGTGGGTCTAAAATTTGGCGGTTTAGATATTTAAGACCCGATACAAAAAAGCCTAATCAGCTAAGCTTGGGGGAATATCCTTTCATTTCTCTTGCCGAAGCTAGAGAAATAAGAGATGAATTTAAAACCCTAATATCAAATGGTATAGATCCCGTAAACATCAACGAACTACAAGAAGAACAAAAACAAAAAGAAGAAAAATTTAAATTTGTAAATATATTTTGGGAATGGGTAAATCATCAAAAATTGAATTTTTTAGATCTAGGAGAAATTACACAAGGAACATTTAGAAGAAACACAAATATAATAGTAAATCATATTCTTATTCATGAAAATTTAGTTAATAAAAATGTAAATGAATTAATACCAGCAGACTTTAGAGAATATTTACAGCCACTTATTAATCAAAATAAGACAGATTTAGTAAACCGAATCTGCCAAGTTATAGGTCGAGTTTTTGAATATGCTAAAACAATGGGATTTATTGAATATAATAAGTTTGATAAGCTAAAATTTGTCACACATAGATCTAAAAATATGCCAACTTTACCGCCAGATGAGTTACCATTAATTCTAAAAGCTATTAATGAATATCCCGCTACACAACAAACTAAATTACTTGCTTATTTTCAGCTTTTAACTATGGTTAGACCAAGCGAAGCGGCTACAGCGAAGTGGTCAGATATTGATTTTATAAAAAAATTATGGATTATTCCGAATGATAATATGAAAATGCGCAGAGAGCATATAGTGCCATTATCTCCACAAGCTTTAAAAATTTTAGAAAAAATGAAAGCTATAACACCACCCAACTATAAATATGTATTTATAAATAGAAAATATTTAAATGATAAAAACAAGCATACTAGCAAAGAAACAGTTAATACAATGCTTAAAAGAATCGGTTATAAGGACAAATTAGTTGCTCATGGTTTCAGATCTATTGCTTCAACTGTATTAAATGAAAGTTTAGAATTTCATCAAGATCTAATTGAAATATCATTATCGCATGTAGATAAAAATAAGGTCAGGGCGATTTATAACAATGCTAAATATATTGATAAACGATTCGAATTAATGATATGGTGGAGTAATTATGTTGAAAAAGCTAGTAATATTTCAATTTTGTAA
- a CDS encoding DMT family transporter: MGWLFILTAAIFEVIGAIGLKLYSQQKNLFRLTLYWGGFFISFSLFYFSLKYLDLSIVYPVWVGLGTSGAVLANMFIFKEPKNFSRIFGLTIIVVGIVGLHLTM; encoded by the coding sequence ATGGGATGGTTATTTATTTTAACTGCTGCAATATTTGAAGTTATTGGTGCTATAGGTCTTAAACTTTATTCACAACAAAAAAATTTATTCCGATTAACGCTATATTGGGGCGGTTTTTTTATTTCGTTTTCATTATTTTATTTTTCATTAAAGTATCTGGATTTAAGTATTGTGTATCCAGTATGGGTAGGGCTAGGTACTTCAGGTGCAGTATTGGCTAATATGTTTATTTTTAAGGAACCGAAAAATTTTAGTCGAATATTCGGTCTTACTATAATTGTGGTTGGTATTGTAGGTTTGCATTTAACTATGTAA
- a CDS encoding DMT family transporter: MNSRNKEWAFVVLTCFFELCWVFGFTTASQWWHWVIVIMVIVVDFTFLTSACKTIPTGTVYAIFSGVGAIGSLVIDMVLFGKEIKLIEIFFVALIIIGVVQLKRADS; this comes from the coding sequence ATGAACAGCAGGAATAAAGAGTGGGCATTTGTTGTTCTCACCTGCTTTTTTGAATTGTGTTGGGTATTTGGTTTCACTACTGCAAGTCAGTGGTGGCATTGGGTTATTGTCATAATGGTAATCGTTGTTGATTTTACCTTTTTAACCAGTGCATGTAAGACTATTCCTACAGGTACAGTGTATGCGATTTTTTCTGGTGTAGGTGCGATTGGTTCATTAGTTATAGATATGGTCTTGTTTGGTAAAGAAATCAAACTTATTGAAATATTTTTTGTTGCATTAATTATTATTGGTGTTGTGCAACTTAAACGAGCTGATAGCTAA
- a CDS encoding nucleoside recognition domain-containing protein — protein sequence MSKKSDNEFKVGIKAYVSLIVAILFFSGLFYNVDGKAWLGAFDFTSLSGKFGTMLHPEKNTFVGEGGNSARAGFIFALSLIPTVMLALGVLEIFTHYGTIRAAHKLLTPLLKPILGVPGKTGLALITDLQSTDAGAVLTKELYDEKQITKKDLVIISAWQYSGAGLINNYFSIGSALFASMSVAIFTPLVIMIVLKFVGAIFVRLVLNSVYKKDFINE from the coding sequence ATGTCAAAAAAATCGGACAATGAATTTAAAGTCGGCATAAAGGCTTATGTGTCACTTATTGTGGCCATACTGTTCTTTTCCGGACTATTTTATAACGTAGATGGAAAAGCTTGGTTAGGCGCATTTGATTTTACCAGTTTAAGTGGTAAGTTTGGTACAATGCTCCATCCGGAGAAAAATACATTTGTTGGTGAAGGTGGTAATAGCGCCAGAGCCGGCTTTATTTTCGCTCTTTCATTAATTCCAACTGTAATGCTTGCATTAGGTGTCTTAGAAATCTTTACCCACTATGGTACGATCCGTGCGGCTCACAAATTGTTAACACCATTACTTAAACCTATATTAGGCGTTCCGGGTAAAACAGGTTTGGCATTAATTACGGATTTACAAAGTACTGATGCTGGTGCGGTGTTAACCAAAGAATTATACGATGAAAAACAGATCACTAAAAAAGATCTCGTCATTATTAGTGCATGGCAATATTCTGGTGCAGGGTTAATAAATAACTATTTTTCTATTGGCTCAGCGCTTTTTGCGTCGATGTCTGTTGCAATATTTACGCCATTGGTCATTATGATTGTATTGAAATTTGTCGGTGCAATTTTTGTCCGCCTTGTATTAAATTCAGTTTACAAAAAGGATTTCATCAATGAGTAA
- a CDS encoding YjiG family protein gives MSNSSNQKQTNNPLDIFVIGARKGFNIAINNLMPNIIMAFVITEILKRLGLMQLIGEVFAPVMGLFGLPGEAITVLLTAWLSASAGTGVAVNLISGGILTGTDITIIAPAIFLMGSQLQYMGRLLGVADVPKKYWPLLMINSIVNALIAMIIMRFIV, from the coding sequence ATGAGTAATTCAAGCAATCAAAAACAGACTAACAACCCTTTAGATATTTTTGTAATTGGCGCTCGTAAGGGCTTTAATATTGCCATTAACAATTTAATGCCAAATATTATTATGGCATTTGTTATTACCGAAATCTTAAAAAGACTCGGTCTAATGCAATTAATTGGTGAAGTATTTGCCCCAGTCATGGGACTATTTGGATTACCTGGTGAAGCAATTACCGTTTTATTGACAGCTTGGTTATCAGCTTCCGCTGGAACTGGTGTTGCTGTAAATTTAATTAGTGGTGGTATTCTCACTGGTACTGATATCACTATTATAGCACCAGCTATCTTCTTAATGGGCTCACAATTACAATATATGGGCCGTCTACTTGGTGTAGCTGATGTGCCTAAAAAATATTGGCCACTATTAATGATTAATAGTATTGTTAATGCGTTAATAGCTATGATCATTATGCGATTTATTGTGTGA
- a CDS encoding M20 peptidase aminoacylase family protein, with the protein MSNVLEHYHYLHQIPELGFEEVKTSNYIANKLEEAGYKVTRNINNTTGIVAEYDTGKSGPVLALRADMDALGHIIDGQHCARHTCGHDGHSSMLLTAAQELIKEGNIKKGKLKLIFQPAEELGSGALAMIEGGAIDDVDMIIGLHVRPKDECPKGFASAAMFYSASTTVEVDIHGIPAHGARPHLGVNALDAATMAIQAVNTIHLAPSLTYSVKATRCICDAGVTNAIPSEAYVCWDLRAPTNPAMDELKAKTLKAIELSVASIGAKADIKVSKEIPAAEIDDEVTKIIAESITDVLGKEGLKDPIFTPGGEDFFNYPRERDVKSGFWGLGVDLTPGLHHPDMTFDTSALENGVKITKTCALKVLG; encoded by the coding sequence ATGTCGAATGTACTCGAGCACTATCACTACTTGCACCAAATTCCTGAGCTAGGATTTGAAGAAGTTAAAACATCAAACTATATAGCAAATAAACTAGAAGAAGCTGGCTATAAAGTAACCCGTAATATAAATAATACTACGGGTATTGTTGCAGAATATGACACTGGTAAATCAGGTCCTGTACTGGCATTACGTGCGGATATGGATGCCTTAGGACACATTATTGATGGCCAACATTGTGCCAGACACACTTGTGGCCACGATGGCCATTCATCAATGTTATTGACCGCAGCTCAAGAGCTTATCAAAGAAGGAAATATCAAAAAAGGTAAACTAAAATTGATTTTTCAACCAGCTGAAGAGTTAGGTTCTGGTGCACTGGCTATGATTGAAGGCGGTGCAATTGATGATGTTGATATGATCATCGGTTTACATGTTCGCCCTAAAGATGAATGCCCTAAAGGCTTTGCATCAGCTGCTATGTTCTATTCCGCTTCAACCACAGTTGAAGTAGATATTCATGGTATTCCTGCTCATGGGGCAAGACCTCATTTAGGCGTTAACGCTTTAGATGCGGCAACTATGGCTATTCAAGCAGTAAATACCATTCATCTTGCTCCTAGTTTAACGTATAGCGTCAAAGCAACACGTTGTATATGTGATGCAGGTGTAACAAATGCTATTCCGTCAGAGGCTTATGTTTGTTGGGATTTACGAGCACCAACCAACCCAGCTATGGATGAATTAAAAGCCAAAACACTCAAAGCGATTGAATTAAGTGTAGCATCCATTGGTGCTAAAGCTGATATCAAAGTATCGAAAGAAATTCCAGCAGCCGAAATAGACGATGAAGTAACTAAAATCATTGCTGAATCTATTACCGATGTACTCGGAAAAGAGGGATTAAAAGATCCTATTTTCACACCTGGTGGCGAAGATTTCTTCAATTATCCACGTGAAAGAGATGTAAAATCTGGTTTTTGGGGCTTAGGTGTCGATTTAACACCAGGTTTACATCATCCTGATATGACTTTTGATACATCAGCATTAGAAAATGGTGTAAAAATTACTAAAACTTGTGCTTTGAAGGTTTTAGGTTAA